In one window of Mesoplodon densirostris isolate mMesDen1 chromosome 4, mMesDen1 primary haplotype, whole genome shotgun sequence DNA:
- the ISLR2 gene encoding immunoglobulin superfamily containing leucine-rich repeat protein 2 encodes MMMVAATDVGSALGLSSWLHYLKSGEGVAARGQRAESRRAAGSAMVPLRALWLAWALLGVAGACPEPCACVDKYAHQFADCAYKELREVPEGLPANVTTLSLSANKITVLRRGAFADVTQVTSLWLAHNEVRTVELGSLAVLSQLKNLDLSHNLISSFPWSDLRNLSALQLLKMNHNRLGSLPRDALGALPDLRSLRINNNRLRTLAPGTFDALSALSHLQLYHNPFHCGCSLVWLQAWAASTRVSLPEPDSIACASPPALQGVPVHRLPALSCAPPSVHLSVEPPPEAPGSPLRSGLTLMLHCVAEGHPTPRLQWQLQIPGGTVVLVPPILSGEDDGDGAEDGEEEGDGDGPTQTEPPTPTPAPAWPAPPATPRFLALTNGSLLVPLLSAKEAGIYTCRAHNELGANSTSVRVAVVAAGPPKHAPGAGGDPDGQAPTSERKSTAKTRGNSVLPSKPEGKIKSQGLGRVSVLGETQEGPEGDEEAGEGEEAEDQVSADSVEEQRCGHGDPSRYVSNHAFNQSAELKPHVFELGVIALDVAEREARVQLTPLAARWGPGPGGAAGAGRPGRRPLRLLYLCPAGGGAAVQWSRVEEGVNAYWFRGLRPGTNYSVCLALAGEACHVQVVFATKKELPSLLVIVAVSVFLLVLATVPLLGAACCHLLAKHPGKPYRLILRPQAPDPMEKRIAADFDPRASYLESEKSYPAGGEAGGEEPEETPGEGLDEEAEQGDPGGDLQREESLAACSLVESQSKANQEEFEAGSEYSDRLPLGAEAVDIAQEINGNYRQTAG; translated from the exons ATGATGATGG TCGCAGCAACAGATGTGGGAAGCGCCCTTGGGCTGTCGTCCTGGCTCCACTACCTCAAGTCTGGAGAAGGGGTTGCAGCCCGAGGGCAGCGCGCGGAGAGTCGGCGAGCAGCGG GATCCGCGATGGTGCCCTTGAGGGCCCTGTGGCTGGCTTGGGCGCTGCTAGGAGTGGCCGGAGCGTGCCCAGAGCCGTGCGCCTGTGTGGACAAGTACGCGCACCAATTCGCCGACTGCGCCTACAAGGAGCTGCGCGAGGTGCCGGAAGGACTACCGGCCAACGTGACCACGCTTAGTCTGTCGGCGAACAAGATCACCGTGCTGCGGCGTGGGGCCTTCGCCGACGTCACGCAGGTCACGTCGCTGTGGCTGGCGCACAATGAGGTGCGCACCGTGGAGCTGGGCTCGCTGGCGGTGCTGAGCCAGCTCAAGAACCTAGACCTGAGCCACAACCTCATATCCAGCTTCCCATGGAGCGACCTGCGTAACCTGAGCGCTCTACAGCTACTCAAAATGAACCACAACCGCTTGGGCTCGTTGCCCCGGGACGCACTCGGTGCACTGCCCGACCTGCGCTCCCTACGCATCAACAACAACCGGCTTCGTACACTGGCTCCTGGCACCTTCGATGCGCTAAGCGCTCTGTCACATCTGCAACTCTATCACAACCCCTTCCACTGCGGTTGCAGCCTTGTGTGGCTACAGGCCTGGGCTGCGAGCACCCGGGTCTCGTTACCGGAGCCCGACTCCATCGCGTGCGCCTCTCCTCCTGCGCTGCAGGGGGTGCCGGTGCACCGCCTGCCCGCCCTGTCCTGTGCACCTCCCAGTGTGCATCTGAGTGTTGAGCCGCCGCCTGAGGCGCCGGGCAGCCCCCTGCGCTCCGGCCTAACGCTCATGCTACACTGCGTCGCCGAAGGACACCCCACTCCCCGCCTGCAATGGCAACTTCAGATCCCGGGGGGCACCGTAGTGTTAGTGCCGCCGATCCTGAGCGGGGAGGACGACGGGGACGGAGCGGAagacggggaggaggaaggagatgggGACGGGCCAACGCAGACAGAGCCTCCAACCCCGACTCCAGCACCCGCTTGGCCCGCGCCCCCAGCTACCCCGCGCTTCCTGGCCCTTACAAACGGCTCCCTGTTGGTGCCCCTCCTGAGTGCCAAGGAGGCAGGCATCTACACATGCCGTGCCCACAACGAGCTGGGTGCCAACTCCACGTCGGTTCGCGTGGCAGTGGTAGCTGCAGGGCCCCCAAAGCACGCTCCTGGCGCAGGGGGAGACCCTGATGGGCAGGCTCCAACCTCTGAGCGTAAGTCCACAGCCAAAACCCGGGGCAACAGTGTCCTACCTTCCAAGCCCGAGGGCAAAATCAAAAGCCAAGGCCTGGGCCGGGTTAGCGTCCTCGGGGAGACACAGGAGGGGCCGGAGGGGGACGAGGAGGCAGGTGAGGGTGAAGAGGCGGAAGACCAGGTCTCTGCTGACTCGGTGGAGGAGCAACGCTGTGGCCACGGGGACCCCTCGCGGTACGTGTCCAACCACGCGTTCAACCAGAGCGCCGAGCTCAAGCCGCATGTCTTTGAGCTGGGTGTCATCGCGTTGGACGTGGCGGAGCGCGAGGCGCGAGTGCAGCTGACGCCACTGGCGGCGAGGTGGGGCCCTGGGCCCGGCGGGGCTGCGGGAGCAGGGCGGCCCGGACGGCGGCCATTGCGCCTGCTCTATCTGTGCCCGGCGGGGGGCGGCGCAGCAGTGCAGTGGTCGCGTGTAGAGGAGGGCGTCAACGCCTACTGGTTCCGTGGCCTGCGGCCCGGCACCAACTACTCCGTGTGCCTGGCGCTGGCAGGCGAGGCCTGCCACGTGCAAGTGGTGTTCGCCACCAAGAAAGAGTTGCCCTCACTGCTGGTTATCGTGGCGGTGAGCGTGTTCCTCCTGGTGCTGGCCACCGTGCCCCTGCTGGGCGCCGCCTGCTGCCATCTGCTGGCCAAACACCCGGGCAAGCCCTACCGTCTTATCCTGAGGCCGCAGGCCCCTGATCCCATGGAGAAGCGCATCGCCGCTGATTTCGACCCGCGTGCCTCCTACCTCGAGTCCGAGAAAAGCTACCCGGCAGGCGGCGAGGCGGGCGGCGAGGAGCCAGAGGAGACCCCCGGGGAGGGCCTTGACGAAGAAGCAGAGCAGGGGGACCCAGGTGGGGACCTGCAGAGGGAAGAGAGCCTGGCGGCCTGCTCGCTGGTGGAATCCCAGTCCAAGGCCAACCAAGAGGAGTTCGAGGCGGGCTCCGAGTACAGTGATCGGCTGCCCCTGGGCGCCGAAGCGGTCGACATCGCCCAGGAGATTAACGGCAACTACAGGCAGACAGCGGGCTGA